A window of the Cytophagaceae bacterium genome harbors these coding sequences:
- a CDS encoding cytochrome-c peroxidase — MKGLYRKIAFAVTCLFAIACNKNNQDPIASTLDTELTQKIETSSSGKGISYYVLPESYELTKIPQDPKNPLSEAKVELGKLLFHETALGQNPKKIEAFQSYSCASCHHAKAGFQACVVQGIGEGGSGFGVQGEKRVMSNIYKATEIDVQPVKSPSALNIAYQKNILWNGQFGGTALNAGTQSSWTKGTPKETNYLGYEGVETQAIAGREVHRLAIDKILINNLTTYKNLYIKAFDAASIDNAAQLKLNGSLAIAAYERTLLANQAPFQQWLKGNRNAMSDKEKKGAILFFGKAECTGCHNGPSLANMEFHAIGMKDYPTSGNALIHNVKAGSAEFKGRGGFTGKSEDMYKFKVPQLYNLSDSPFYGHGSSLTNIEAVLKYKNLAKKENSNVPDVQLSTKFHALNLSDEEISDLAAFIKNGLRDPNLQRFVPKSLPSGLAFPNNDRQSRIDLGF; from the coding sequence ATGAAAGGTTTGTATCGTAAAATTGCATTTGCGGTAACATGTCTGTTTGCAATTGCATGTAATAAAAATAATCAGGATCCGATAGCCAGCACACTGGACACGGAGCTCACCCAAAAAATTGAAACTTCCTCCTCTGGAAAGGGTATATCTTACTACGTTTTGCCGGAAAGCTATGAGCTTACAAAAATTCCCCAGGATCCTAAAAACCCCTTATCAGAAGCCAAAGTAGAATTGGGTAAACTGCTATTTCATGAAACTGCTCTGGGGCAAAATCCAAAAAAGATTGAAGCGTTTCAAAGCTATTCATGTGCAAGTTGTCACCATGCCAAAGCCGGTTTTCAGGCTTGCGTTGTACAGGGCATTGGTGAAGGGGGAAGTGGGTTTGGTGTTCAGGGAGAAAAACGTGTAATGAGTAATATTTACAAAGCAACTGAAATTGATGTTCAGCCTGTAAAATCTCCTTCGGCTCTAAATATCGCTTATCAGAAAAATATTTTATGGAACGGTCAATTTGGAGGAACAGCCTTAAATGCCGGTACTCAAAGCAGCTGGACAAAAGGTACTCCAAAAGAAACCAATTATTTGGGTTATGAGGGAGTTGAGACTCAGGCAATTGCCGGAAGAGAAGTTCATAGGCTGGCGATTGATAAAATTCTGATAAACAACCTGACCACTTATAAAAATCTTTATATCAAGGCTTTTGATGCAGCTTCAATCGATAATGCGGCACAATTAAAACTTAATGGCTCACTTGCCATTGCTGCTTATGAAAGAACACTTCTCGCCAATCAGGCACCTTTCCAGCAATGGTTGAAAGGAAATAGAAATGCTATGTCAGATAAAGAGAAAAAAGGGGCCATATTATTTTTTGGAAAAGCCGAATGCACCGGTTGCCATAACGGACCTTCTTTGGCAAATATGGAATTCCATGCGATTGGGATGAAAGATTATCCTACTTCGGGTAACGCATTGATTCATAATGTAAAAGCCGGAAGTGCGGAATTTAAGGGTAGGGGAGGGTTCACCGGAAAGTCAGAAGACATGTATAAATTTAAGGTACCTCAATTATACAATCTTTCAGATTCACCATTTTATGGGCATGGTTCCAGTTTGACAAATATTGAAGCTGTATTAAAATATAAAAATCTGGCAAAAAAAGAAAATTCAAATGTGCCAGATGTCCAGCTTTCTACAAAATTTCATGCTTTGAATCTTTCCGATGAGGAAATCTCTGATCTGGCGGCTTTTATAAAAAATGGTCTTCGTGATCCCAATCTGCAAAGATTTGTTCCTAAATCTTTGCCCTCCGGACTTGCGTTTCCAAATAATGACCGACAATCAAGAATTGACCTGGGGTTTTGA
- a CDS encoding cytochrome b5: MRIISKNQLALRNGQDKPEIWVALNGFVYDVGSSRLWKNGKHYEHWAGQDLTEELKDAPHTAVVFDKFEIIGKLG; encoded by the coding sequence ATGCGAATAATTTCCAAAAATCAGTTGGCCCTTAGAAACGGCCAGGATAAACCAGAAATCTGGGTTGCATTAAACGGATTTGTGTATGATGTAGGAAGTTCCCGTCTGTGGAAAAACGGAAAACATTATGAGCATTGGGCTGGGCAAGACCTTACTGAAGAATTAAAAGATGCTCCGCATACTGCTGTGGTATTTGATAAGTTTGAGATTATTGGGAAACTTGGATAA
- a CDS encoding asparagine synthetase B, with protein MKKGILPLIIFLLITVRSMGNQLFIPMDDVQKNHLKAYGLAFWVLKNYETEIDWLLNYRGGSFAMPVTQNFINECVVRGISYEVISDSEYDAIIRQVKHPDANMDAVKLQKAPKIAVYTPKSARPWDDAVTLALTYAEISFDKVYDDEVMQGKLPEYDWLHLHHEDFTGQFGKFLNLKSTAWYQEQKKEIEFIAKKYGYTKPSELKGAVAKKISEFVLGGGYMFAMCNATDTYEIALAAQGVDIVESVYDGDGSDPNANSKLDFQRTFAFKNFKLEDDPYVIEFSEIDNRYEERGVNEANDYFTLFEFSAKYDPVPTMLTQNHSNLIKGFMGQTTAFKKQFIKSEVIVLAENRASNEARYIHGTAGKGFWTYYGGHDPEDYQHLVNEEPTDLNLHPNSAGYRLILNNVLFPAAKKKKLKT; from the coding sequence ATGAAGAAAGGCATTTTACCGCTTATCATTTTTTTGCTTATTACGGTCCGTTCAATGGGAAATCAGTTGTTTATTCCTATGGACGACGTGCAAAAAAATCATTTAAAAGCCTATGGTCTGGCATTTTGGGTATTAAAAAATTATGAAACTGAAATTGACTGGTTGCTTAACTATCGGGGCGGTAGTTTTGCCATGCCGGTGACCCAAAATTTTATTAATGAATGTGTAGTAAGAGGAATATCCTATGAAGTTATTTCTGATTCGGAATATGATGCAATAATCAGACAAGTAAAGCATCCGGACGCAAATATGGATGCAGTAAAGCTGCAAAAAGCACCAAAAATTGCGGTTTATACCCCAAAATCAGCCAGGCCATGGGACGACGCCGTTACCCTTGCCCTTACTTATGCTGAGATTAGCTTTGATAAAGTTTATGACGACGAAGTAATGCAGGGAAAACTTCCTGAATATGACTGGTTACATTTACATCATGAGGACTTCACAGGTCAATTTGGAAAATTTTTAAATCTCAAGAGTACTGCCTGGTACCAGGAGCAGAAAAAGGAGATTGAGTTTATCGCAAAAAAATATGGCTATACAAAACCCTCAGAACTTAAAGGTGCAGTGGCCAAAAAAATAAGTGAGTTTGTTTTGGGTGGTGGCTATATGTTTGCAATGTGCAATGCAACAGATACTTACGAAATTGCACTTGCTGCACAAGGTGTTGATATTGTTGAATCGGTATATGATGGGGATGGATCAGATCCAAACGCAAATTCCAAACTAGATTTTCAAAGAACATTTGCTTTTAAAAACTTTAAGCTTGAAGATGATCCCTACGTGATTGAATTTTCTGAGATAGACAATCGCTATGAAGAAAGGGGAGTAAATGAAGCCAATGATTATTTTACCTTATTTGAATTTTCTGCAAAATACGACCCTGTCCCCACCATGCTCACCCAAAATCATAGTAACCTTATTAAGGGTTTTATGGGTCAGACTACCGCTTTTAAAAAGCAATTTATCAAATCGGAGGTTATAGTTCTGGCAGAAAACAGGGCATCAAATGAAGCCAGATATATACATGGTACAGCGGGAAAAGGTTTCTGGACATATTATGGTGGGCATGACCCCGAAGATTACCAGCATCTTGTAAATGAAGAGCCTACAGACTTGAATTTGCATCCCAACTCCGCAGGATACAGACTAATTCTTAATAATGTTTTATTTCCGGCAGCCAAAAAGAAAAAGTTGAAGACATAA
- a CDS encoding alpha/beta hydrolase — protein sequence MPFLTLSNAEYYYEEYGSGSETIVFAHGLLWSHWMFHNQIEYLQKNFRIIAFDFRGQGKTKAKNSKYDMESLYNDSLELIKILSDKPVIFAGLSMGGYIGMRLAARNPEWIKKVVLMESSSEAEPAENIARYKMLNTLVRTVGYWPVEKQIMNIMFGKTFLNDVNRKAEYEVYLKKLKENNRTTITLATEGVISRGSFDDELKNIKVPTLILVGEEDVPAPIEKSEFLHKNIENSVLKVIPNAGHTGVLENPEQYNLLIEAFVEA from the coding sequence ATGCCATTTTTAACACTTTCAAATGCCGAGTATTATTATGAAGAATACGGTTCAGGCAGTGAAACCATAGTTTTTGCACATGGTTTATTATGGAGCCATTGGATGTTCCATAATCAAATTGAATATTTACAAAAAAACTTTAGAATCATAGCCTTTGATTTTCGAGGTCAGGGTAAAACCAAGGCCAAAAACTCAAAATATGATATGGAAAGTTTATATAATGACAGCCTGGAATTGATAAAAATCCTCTCCGATAAGCCGGTAATATTTGCGGGACTGTCTATGGGAGGCTATATTGGGATGCGTTTGGCGGCCAGAAATCCTGAATGGATAAAAAAAGTTGTCCTGATGGAGTCATCATCGGAGGCCGAACCCGCTGAGAATATTGCGAGATACAAAATGCTTAATACTTTGGTAAGAACGGTTGGCTATTGGCCTGTTGAGAAGCAAATTATGAATATTATGTTTGGTAAAACTTTCCTCAACGACGTAAACCGCAAAGCAGAATATGAGGTATATTTAAAAAAACTCAAAGAAAATAACCGTACCACCATCACTCTGGCTACAGAAGGGGTGATTTCGAGAGGTTCTTTTGATGATGAACTTAAGAATATCAAAGTTCCCACTTTGATTCTGGTTGGCGAGGAAGATGTACCAGCACCAATTGAAAAGTCAGAGTTTCTTCATAAAAATATTGAGAACTCAGTTCTTAAGGTGATTCCCAATGCCGGACATACGGGAGTTTTGGAAAATCCCGAACAATATAATCTTTTAATTGAGGCTTTTGTTGAAGCTTAA
- the thiL gene encoding thiamine-phosphate kinase, with the protein MEKQTLESLGEFGLIDRISENFQKKSESTVKGIGDDTAVIDCGSKYQLITTDMLLEGVHFDLVYTPLKHLGYKAIAVNISDIAAMNGVPRHATVSLGLSNRFGLSDVDELYEGIKSACEDYNIDLIGGDTSSSRSGLVISVSVVGDVEKDKITYRSGANENDIVCVTGDLGAAYMGLQILEREKQEFLANPAMEPKIDNKSYVVGRQLKPESRTDIVFDLLEKGIVPTSMIDISDGLASDVLHLAKKSGKSFTIFFENIPIDNQTLETCADFNLNPVTSVINGGEDYELLMTISQADYEKIKDISEITPIGFVKGEGASWLVLNSGERTKLIAPGWKNV; encoded by the coding sequence ATGGAAAAACAAACTTTGGAATCTTTGGGTGAATTTGGTCTTATCGATCGTATCTCAGAAAATTTTCAGAAAAAATCGGAATCAACAGTCAAAGGAATTGGGGATGATACTGCGGTAATTGATTGTGGTTCAAAATATCAATTGATCACTACAGATATGCTTTTAGAGGGTGTTCACTTTGATTTGGTCTATACTCCATTGAAACACCTTGGTTATAAAGCGATTGCTGTTAATATTTCGGATATTGCGGCTATGAATGGAGTACCAAGACACGCCACTGTGTCATTAGGCTTAAGCAACAGATTTGGACTATCTGATGTCGATGAGTTATATGAAGGAATAAAATCTGCTTGTGAAGATTACAACATAGATTTAATTGGCGGGGATACTTCATCCAGCCGGTCAGGTTTGGTTATTTCAGTTTCGGTAGTGGGTGATGTAGAAAAAGATAAAATAACTTACAGAAGTGGTGCCAATGAAAACGACATCGTTTGTGTTACAGGCGATTTAGGTGCTGCTTATATGGGCTTACAAATTTTGGAGCGGGAAAAACAGGAGTTTTTGGCCAATCCGGCCATGGAACCCAAAATTGACAATAAAAGCTATGTAGTCGGCAGGCAGTTGAAACCTGAAAGCAGAACAGACATCGTTTTTGATTTATTGGAAAAAGGAATTGTTCCTACATCTATGATTGATATTTCCGATGGGTTGGCGTCAGATGTTTTGCATTTGGCAAAAAAATCGGGAAAAAGTTTCACGATTTTCTTCGAAAATATTCCAATCGATAATCAAACCCTGGAAACTTGTGCCGATTTTAATTTAAATCCGGTTACAAGTGTCATCAATGGTGGTGAGGATTACGAACTTCTGATGACGATCTCTCAGGCTGATTATGAAAAAATTAAAGATATTTCAGAAATCACACCAATTGGGTTTGTAAAAGGCGAAGGTGCCTCCTGGTTGGTTTTGAATTCTGGTGAAAGAACAAAATTAATTGCCCCGGGCTGGAAAAATGTATAA
- a CDS encoding chloride channel protein encodes MNKGTFFDLSDKIKSSKFARFFERKVPQKLIQRLSNDGLPLVIASILVGLLSVLYELMFEWGEKLSIKIYNFNPHIFWILSPLTFFLSFYIIRNYSKFSNGSGIPQLLAAIDLSDSPKKGILNKLLGLKVILVKIASSLILLIGGGSIGREGPTLQISGSIFQLVSRLFSKTKKIDLKTMLITSGASGLAAAFNTPLGGIVYVVEELSKSHINKLRVPVFTAVIFAGFTAQFFMGPYLFLGFPKTQTLPLNLIPLGFGLAILGGIFGSLLSLFVLKIFTMSGKFQNPYVIPVILGLLFAALLINTGQETLGTGKPLINRILFNANHDLPWYTFPGRFLGSLFSFSSGGAGGIFATSLSSGAALGNWIASYFDISTGNHNLLVLMTMIAFLTGVTRTPFTSSILVLEMTDRHSAIFFFLMAGIIAQFASERILRKPFYEILKERILAGFEKSKPQVNS; translated from the coding sequence ATGAATAAAGGCACTTTTTTTGATTTAAGCGACAAAATAAAATCTTCAAAATTTGCCCGTTTTTTTGAAAGAAAAGTACCTCAAAAACTTATTCAGAGGTTATCAAATGATGGTCTTCCCCTTGTTATAGCTTCCATTTTAGTTGGTTTGCTTTCGGTTTTGTACGAATTAATGTTTGAATGGGGAGAAAAACTAAGTATTAAAATCTACAATTTCAATCCTCACATTTTTTGGATTCTTTCTCCTTTGACCTTTTTCCTCAGCTTTTATATTATCAGAAATTATTCAAAATTTTCAAATGGTAGTGGTATTCCTCAACTTTTGGCGGCAATTGATCTTAGTGATTCGCCCAAAAAAGGGATTTTAAATAAACTTTTGGGTTTAAAGGTCATTTTAGTGAAAATTGCTTCCAGTTTAATATTACTTATAGGTGGCGGAAGTATTGGCCGTGAAGGGCCAACTTTACAAATTTCCGGTTCTATTTTTCAGTTAGTTAGCAGATTATTTTCTAAAACTAAAAAAATTGACCTTAAAACCATGCTCATTACAAGCGGGGCATCGGGTTTGGCTGCTGCATTCAATACTCCTTTGGGAGGGATTGTTTATGTAGTGGAAGAATTGAGCAAATCACATATTAATAAACTTAGGGTTCCGGTTTTTACGGCGGTAATATTTGCAGGATTTACAGCACAGTTTTTTATGGGTCCTTATTTATTTTTAGGATTTCCAAAAACTCAAACCTTGCCACTAAATCTTATTCCACTGGGTTTTGGTCTGGCAATTTTGGGTGGAATTTTTGGATCCTTATTATCCTTATTTGTATTAAAAATATTCACTATGTCCGGGAAATTTCAAAATCCATATGTGATTCCTGTGATCTTAGGATTACTTTTTGCCGCTTTACTCATCAATACAGGACAGGAAACTTTAGGAACAGGTAAACCATTGATTAACAGAATTTTATTTAACGCAAACCATGATTTACCCTGGTACACTTTTCCAGGTAGATTTTTGGGAAGTTTGTTTTCTTTTTCATCGGGTGGTGCAGGAGGAATATTTGCCACATCTTTGTCTTCAGGGGCAGCTTTGGGCAATTGGATTGCCTCTTATTTTGATATTTCCACAGGTAATCACAACCTCTTAGTTTTGATGACCATGATAGCATTTCTGACCGGGGTAACGCGTACGCCATTTACATCAAGTATTTTGGTTTTAGAAATGACTGACCGCCACAGTGCAATTTTTTTCTTCTTAATGGCTGGAATAATCGCACAATTTGCCTCAGAAAGGATTTTGAGAAAACCTTTTTACGAAATTCTGAAAGAAAGAATTCTGGCAGGATTCGAAAAATCAAAACCCCAGGTCAATTCTTGA
- the fabG gene encoding 3-oxoacyl-ACP reductase FabG, translating to MKEILENRIAVITGGADGIGKATAIRFASEGALALIWDLNEEKGNETVSGIIADGGKAEFYKVNTADYKAVEIATHQIIEKYRQIDILINNAGITRDASLKKMTPELWQQVIDVNLTGVFNCAKIISDFMVEKGWGRIVNASSVVALYGNFGQTNYVATKAGVIGMTKTLARELGRKGITVNAIAPGFISTEMVKKMPEEVLKGMEEKVPLKRLGKPEDIAAAYLFLCSDDASYINGAVLSVDGGMTI from the coding sequence ATGAAAGAAATACTTGAAAATAGAATAGCTGTCATCACCGGTGGAGCTGATGGAATTGGAAAAGCCACAGCCATAAGATTTGCATCTGAAGGGGCTTTGGCTCTCATTTGGGATTTGAATGAAGAGAAAGGAAATGAAACAGTAAGTGGTATTATTGCCGATGGTGGAAAAGCTGAATTCTATAAAGTTAATACAGCAGATTATAAAGCAGTAGAAATAGCTACCCATCAGATAATTGAAAAATACAGACAAATAGATATCCTTATCAATAACGCTGGCATCACAAGGGATGCTTCATTGAAAAAGATGACTCCGGAATTGTGGCAACAAGTAATTGATGTCAATCTCACCGGTGTATTTAATTGTGCCAAAATAATAAGTGACTTTATGGTAGAAAAAGGATGGGGAAGAATAGTAAATGCCTCATCGGTGGTTGCTCTTTATGGTAATTTTGGACAAACCAATTATGTGGCCACGAAAGCAGGGGTAATCGGAATGACAAAAACACTAGCCCGGGAATTAGGTAGAAAAGGTATTACAGTAAATGCCATTGCTCCAGGATTTATTTCTACAGAAATGGTCAAGAAAATGCCGGAAGAAGTATTAAAAGGAATGGAAGAAAAAGTACCTTTAAAACGACTTGGAAAACCCGAGGATATTGCAGCCGCTTATCTGTTCCTATGCAGTGACGATGCTTCATACATCAATGGGGCAGTATTGAGCGTGGATGGCGGTATGACAATATAA
- a CDS encoding ABC transporter permease, whose product MNLKENVLEGLRSINSNRLRTILTASIITFGIMALVGILTAIEGMQGSVNKSFEGLGVNTFDIKVEQNTGRRMRGMVTKQPKAITFRQALEYKKKFTEKTRSFVSIYTFASQGETVKYEAQKSNPNVLVVGIDENYLGMKGYKIQSGRSITPNDRSYFNRIVVIGNELVLKFFPNTSPLGKEITLMGERFTIVGVLEKKGSITGGDDDRVTLIPLEVARNYDQNGRFSYEITTSVPDAVDLDYTLAEASSVMRQVRRDKVVDDDSFKIERSDALLSDLNEVTGYLRIGGFAISLITLIGASIALMNIMMVSVTERTREIGIRKALGASPKKIRFQFLMEAIVICLIGGLAGVILGISAGNLVSYFMTDGGSFVVPWNWIILGLLVTVIVGLVSGYYPAFKASKFDPIEALRYE is encoded by the coding sequence ATGAATCTTAAAGAAAATGTTTTGGAAGGACTCAGGTCTATCAATTCCAACAGACTAAGAACCATATTGACTGCAAGTATCATTACATTTGGGATTATGGCACTTGTGGGCATACTTACGGCCATTGAGGGTATGCAAGGTTCTGTAAATAAAAGCTTTGAAGGATTGGGTGTGAATACATTCGATATAAAGGTGGAACAAAATACGGGCAGGAGAATGAGAGGTATGGTAACCAAGCAACCTAAAGCTATCACCTTCAGGCAAGCTTTGGAATACAAAAAGAAATTTACAGAAAAAACCCGCTCATTTGTAAGCATTTATACGTTTGCATCACAAGGTGAAACCGTAAAATATGAAGCTCAAAAATCAAACCCTAATGTGTTAGTAGTTGGAATAGATGAGAATTACCTGGGAATGAAAGGTTACAAAATTCAGTCTGGGAGAAGTATAACACCCAATGACCGAAGTTATTTTAACAGAATTGTGGTAATAGGTAATGAACTGGTTCTCAAGTTTTTCCCCAACACTTCACCTTTAGGAAAGGAAATTACTTTAATGGGAGAAAGATTTACCATAGTGGGTGTTTTAGAGAAAAAAGGAAGTATTACAGGTGGCGATGATGATAGAGTAACTTTGATTCCGTTAGAAGTGGCAAGAAATTATGACCAGAACGGCAGATTTTCCTATGAAATTACCACTTCGGTACCTGATGCTGTTGACCTGGATTATACCTTAGCGGAAGCGAGCTCTGTGATGCGTCAGGTAAGAAGAGATAAAGTTGTGGATGATGATTCTTTCAAAATAGAACGCTCTGATGCCTTACTAAGTGATTTGAATGAAGTTACCGGCTATTTAAGAATTGGAGGGTTTGCCATATCTTTGATTACTCTTATCGGAGCCTCCATTGCTTTGATGAATATCATGATGGTTTCTGTAACTGAAAGAACCCGTGAAATCGGCATTAGAAAAGCTCTGGGTGCTTCGCCAAAGAAAATCAGATTTCAGTTTTTGATGGAAGCAATTGTTATTTGTCTGATTGGTGGTCTTGCCGGGGTGATTTTAGGGATTTCAGCAGGAAATCTGGTATCATATTTTATGACTGACGGAGGGTCGTTTGTAGTGCCCTGGAACTGGATCATTCTCGGCTTACTTGTAACTGTAATAGTTGGATTGGTTTCTGGATACTACCCAGCTTTTAAAGCATCGAAATTTGACCCGATTGAAGCTTTAAGATATGAATAA
- a CDS encoding C40 family peptidase, whose product MYKNISKTLILSLLSVISVLGQNEISDIKNQFKIDRRTTVYEIEYISESNTLKGKTNNVAAKKALLEKLKVKNPKDSIVILPNLLPGQQPYVVANVSVVNLRSEPEESAELSSQVLLGIPMKVFEKYRGWYRVQCPDQYIGWVDASTVKPFSENQITDYQKDSLVIFSDFYGKAYRDTSSNALPIRDLTYGNIIVKNKILGKFIEVTFPDKTKGYISVNSAKPIKFWLEKSESYGDEIARFSLNYLGTPYLWGGTSAKGVDCSGFTRMSYLSKGLFLPRDASQQALIGEKVTIDSTFSNLRVGDLLFFGNTETKRVVHVALWLGGLSFIHSSGMVRIESFDPKAHNYSEYNLRRLLFVKRINPESIKLKEGLLYTLTK is encoded by the coding sequence ATGTATAAAAATATTTCTAAAACATTAATATTAAGTCTTTTATCTGTTATTTCGGTTTTGGGTCAAAACGAAATTTCCGATATTAAAAATCAATTTAAAATTGATAGAAGAACGACTGTTTATGAAATAGAATATATTTCTGAAAGCAATACTCTAAAAGGAAAGACCAATAATGTAGCTGCAAAAAAAGCTTTGTTGGAAAAATTAAAAGTTAAAAACCCAAAAGATTCAATAGTAATATTGCCAAATCTCCTACCGGGACAGCAGCCTTATGTAGTAGCCAATGTTTCAGTCGTTAATTTGCGTTCTGAACCAGAAGAATCGGCAGAATTATCGTCGCAGGTGCTTTTGGGAATTCCGATGAAAGTTTTCGAAAAATACAGAGGTTGGTACCGCGTGCAATGCCCGGACCAATATATCGGATGGGTTGACGCCAGTACTGTTAAGCCATTTTCTGAAAACCAAATTACTGATTACCAAAAAGATAGCCTGGTTATTTTTTCCGACTTTTACGGAAAAGCCTACCGGGATACTTCCAGCAATGCATTGCCAATCAGAGACCTGACTTATGGTAATATTATTGTGAAAAATAAAATTCTAGGGAAATTCATTGAGGTAACTTTTCCCGACAAAACAAAGGGATACATTTCGGTAAATTCAGCAAAACCCATAAAATTTTGGCTTGAAAAATCTGAAAGCTATGGGGATGAAATTGCAAGGTTTTCATTGAATTATCTCGGAACTCCTTATTTATGGGGTGGTACTTCGGCCAAAGGGGTCGATTGCAGTGGCTTTACCAGAATGTCTTATTTATCAAAGGGTTTATTTCTTCCTCGTGACGCATCACAGCAAGCTTTGATCGGAGAAAAAGTAACAATTGATTCTACGTTCAGTAATCTCAGAGTTGGAGATTTATTGTTTTTCGGAAATACAGAGACCAAAAGAGTTGTCCATGTGGCACTTTGGCTAGGTGGACTTTCGTTTATTCATTCATCAGGGATGGTTCGAATCGAAAGTTTTGATCCAAAAGCTCATAATTATTCTGAATACAATCTTCGCCGCCTGCTTTTTGTAAAAAGAATCAATCCTGAAAGTATCAAACTCAAGGAAGGATTGCTTTATACCCTTACAAAATGA